Proteins encoded by one window of Salmonirosea aquatica:
- a CDS encoding Crp/Fnr family transcriptional regulator, whose translation MKSDTDALRTTIELIYPLNPEEMKAFLAVWKPLTAKRKVVLTAQGEVATELYFVREGLQRVYYLDEQGREATLVFTYAPSFGGVIDSFLLQVPSRYYYETLTPSTFLKTSFSEIDQLMLRYPAIERMIRLGTNATLSGLLERLVEVQLFSSEEKFRSLLRRSPHILQRVPHKYLASYLGIDATNFSKLLNKVRL comes from the coding sequence ATGAAGAGCGACACTGACGCATTACGTACCACAATTGAGCTGATTTATCCGCTGAATCCCGAAGAAATGAAGGCATTTCTGGCGGTCTGGAAGCCACTGACAGCCAAGCGGAAGGTGGTGCTTACCGCCCAGGGCGAGGTAGCCACCGAGCTGTATTTTGTCCGGGAAGGGTTGCAGCGGGTGTATTATCTGGACGAGCAGGGACGGGAGGCAACGCTAGTGTTCACCTACGCGCCCTCGTTTGGCGGCGTCATCGATTCGTTCCTTTTACAGGTACCCTCGCGCTACTATTACGAAACCCTCACGCCTTCGACTTTCCTCAAAACCAGCTTCTCCGAAATCGATCAGCTGATGCTCCGGTACCCGGCGATTGAACGGATGATCCGCCTGGGTACCAACGCCACGCTGAGCGGACTGCTGGAACGACTGGTGGAAGTGCAGCTTTTTTCGTCCGAGGAAAAATTCCGTTCCCTGCTCCGCCGGAGCCCGCACATTCTGCAGAGGGTACCCCACAAGTACCTGGCCAGCTACCTGGGCATCGACGCGACGAATTTCAGCAAGCTGCTCAACAAAGTACGGCTTTGA
- a CDS encoding HipA family kinase, protein MINSNPELRTVQVTRYVTPLREGGSLPALTEADDGFLYVLKFRGAGQGVKALIAELIGGELARLLGLRVPEIVFAQLDEAFGRTEPDEEIQDLLRFSTGLNLAMHYLSGALTFDPLVTSVDARLASQIVWLDCLLMNVDRTPRNTNMLMWHRELWLIDHGASLYFHHSGQDWTEQAKRPFVQIKDHVLLPYASELETVDTQGKEILTKERIQGIVALIPDDWLADESSDDSPEVRRQRYAQFLTDRIAHSEIFIKEAQLARAALV, encoded by the coding sequence ATGATCAATTCCAATCCCGAACTCCGCACCGTACAGGTTACGCGCTATGTCACGCCCCTGCGCGAGGGGGGCTCGTTGCCCGCCCTCACCGAAGCCGATGACGGTTTCCTGTATGTGCTCAAGTTCCGGGGGGCGGGACAGGGGGTCAAAGCCCTCATCGCCGAACTTATCGGGGGCGAGCTGGCCCGGCTGCTCGGCCTGCGGGTACCTGAAATCGTTTTTGCCCAACTCGATGAAGCCTTTGGCCGCACCGAGCCCGACGAGGAAATCCAGGATTTGCTGCGGTTCAGTACGGGACTCAACCTGGCCATGCACTACCTGTCCGGCGCCCTGACCTTCGATCCGCTTGTCACGTCGGTAGATGCCCGCCTGGCTTCCCAAATTGTGTGGCTCGACTGCCTGCTGATGAATGTCGACCGTACACCCCGCAACACCAATATGCTGATGTGGCATCGGGAGCTATGGCTCATCGACCACGGGGCATCGCTGTACTTTCACCATTCGGGACAGGACTGGACCGAACAGGCCAAACGGCCTTTCGTGCAGATAAAGGATCACGTGCTGCTACCCTATGCATCGGAACTGGAAACCGTGGATACCCAAGGCAAGGAAATCCTCACCAAAGAGCGCATTCAGGGTATCGTGGCGCTCATCCCCGACGACTGGCTCGCCGATGAGTCTTCTGATGATTCGCCCGAAGTGCGTCGGCAGCGGTACGCGCAGTTTTTGACCGATCGGATCGCCCATTCCGAAATCTTCATCAAAGAAGCCCAACTCGCCCGTGCAGCACTTGTTTGA
- a CDS encoding phosphoenolpyruvate hydrolase family protein, which yields MPNPWTGKGNPYTRQEVRDRLRATLNQNKAIIAAGAGTGISAKFIEKGGADLIIIYNSGRFRMAGHGSSAGLMAYGDANAEAMAIGEFEVLPVVEEIPVICGVHGSDPRRRMWHHLLKVKEMGFSGVNNFPTHSIVDGHLRQVLEETGMGFAKEVEMVRLASMMDLFSIVYVAKPEEAAQMAEVGADAIIAHVGTTVGGSIGVVNASCSMDEAVERSQAIMDAAKGINPDIFFLAHGGPTNTPEDVRVMLDRTELHGFVGASSLERMGVEQSLTDLTRRFKALKLDGKS from the coding sequence ATGCCAAATCCATGGACCGGTAAGGGGAATCCTTACACACGACAGGAAGTAAGGGACCGCCTGCGGGCTACCCTGAATCAGAACAAAGCCATCATTGCCGCCGGGGCGGGTACCGGCATCAGCGCTAAATTCATCGAAAAAGGCGGTGCGGATTTAATTATTATTTACAACTCAGGCCGGTTCCGCATGGCGGGACACGGCTCGTCGGCTGGTTTGATGGCCTACGGCGACGCCAACGCCGAAGCCATGGCGATCGGGGAGTTCGAGGTACTGCCGGTGGTGGAGGAAATTCCGGTCATCTGTGGGGTACATGGCTCCGATCCGCGCCGCCGCATGTGGCACCATCTGCTCAAAGTAAAGGAAATGGGTTTTTCGGGGGTCAATAATTTTCCTACCCATTCCATCGTGGACGGGCACCTGCGGCAGGTACTGGAAGAAACGGGCATGGGCTTTGCCAAGGAAGTGGAAATGGTGCGGCTGGCTTCGATGATGGATTTATTCTCAATCGTCTACGTCGCTAAGCCCGAAGAGGCCGCCCAGATGGCCGAGGTAGGGGCTGACGCCATCATTGCGCACGTGGGTACCACGGTGGGTGGCTCTATTGGTGTGGTGAACGCCTCGTGCAGCATGGACGAAGCCGTTGAACGCAGCCAGGCTATTATGGATGCCGCGAAAGGTATCAACCCCGACATTTTTTTCCTCGCTCACGGCGGACCTACCAACACACCCGAAGACGTACGCGTCATGCTGGACCGTACCGAACTGCACGGTTTTGTGGGTGCATCGTCGCTGGAGCGCATGGGCGTGGAACAATCGCTCACCGACCTTACGCGCCGTTTCAAGGCGCTGAAACTGGACGGAAAGTCGTGA
- a CDS encoding DUF3037 domain-containing protein produces the protein MQHLFEYAVIRVVPRVEREEFINVGVILYCSGLKYLNALHRLDVEKLRALCSHTDPDELERYLQALTAICAGKTEGGPIGQLPLASRFRWLTATRSSVVQTSRVHPGFCTDASETLLRLFGQLVL, from the coding sequence GTGCAGCACTTGTTTGAGTACGCCGTTATCCGCGTGGTACCCCGGGTCGAGCGCGAAGAATTCATCAATGTTGGGGTAATTCTCTATTGTTCCGGTCTCAAGTACCTGAATGCCCTGCATCGACTGGACGTTGAAAAACTCCGCGCCCTGTGCAGTCATACTGATCCCGACGAACTGGAAAGGTACCTGCAGGCCCTGACGGCGATCTGTGCCGGAAAAACCGAAGGCGGACCCATCGGCCAGCTACCCCTGGCCTCGCGGTTTCGCTGGCTGACGGCCACCCGCAGCAGTGTGGTACAAACCTCCAGGGTACATCCGGGCTTCTGTACTGACGCCAGCGAAACGCTACTGCGTTTGTTCGGGCAGCTGGTCCTGTGA
- a CDS encoding DinB family protein has protein sequence MKKYSPQQWIEPLTESVEAHLIRATEVYQNLSDADMNTPPADGGWSVAQCLEHLNSYGHFYLPAVRKALHAVASPAEPSGGTYRSGWLGRYFINMMKPENTKKFKAFKGHIPAPKLDGAAVVAEFIEQQEQWLRLLDEVNRVAELNARVPISISPLVRLKLGDVFGFVIAHNARHIQQADRVLAGTLERA, from the coding sequence ATGAAAAAATACTCGCCCCAGCAATGGATCGAACCCCTTACCGAATCGGTAGAAGCCCATCTGATACGCGCCACGGAGGTGTACCAAAACCTTTCGGACGCGGATATGAACACCCCGCCCGCGGACGGGGGCTGGTCGGTGGCCCAGTGCCTCGAGCACCTCAACAGTTATGGTCATTTTTATCTGCCGGCGGTCAGGAAGGCTCTACATGCTGTGGCAAGTCCGGCTGAGCCGTCCGGGGGTACCTACCGAAGTGGGTGGTTGGGCCGCTACTTTATCAATATGATGAAGCCCGAAAACACCAAAAAATTCAAGGCTTTTAAGGGACACATACCAGCTCCTAAGTTGGATGGAGCGGCGGTCGTGGCCGAGTTTATCGAACAGCAGGAACAGTGGCTGCGATTATTGGACGAAGTAAATCGCGTCGCTGAGCTTAATGCGCGGGTACCTATTTCCATTTCGCCGCTAGTACGTTTGAAGCTGGGCGATGTGTTCGGTTTCGTCATCGCCCACAACGCCCGGCACATCCAGCAGGCCGACCGGGTACTGGCAGGTACCCTGGAGCGAGCCTAA
- a CDS encoding Tm-1-like ATP-binding domain-containing protein, translating to MKNPYILIVGCFDTKGEVFAYLRECIRRNGEQVVTMNTGVMGTTEAFPVDIEAEAVAQAAGTTLAALRQKQDRGQAVELMGQGAAIRVAELVTRGGLKAAISMGGGGGTYIALSAMQAIPLGVPKFCLSTLAAKDLSRQIGHKDITLMPSVVDVAGLNSLIQPLIEQAAAAICAMSRVVPSEKADAAGSIAISMFGNTTACADQCTALLKQQGYEVLAFHANGVGGRTMEALIREHRFDAVLDITTTELADELCGGVCNAGIDRLTAAAETGIPQVVAPGCLDMVNFWQPDTVPERYQHRQLYSWAPSVTLMRTNAEENRELGQQLARKLHGAHATVVLPLKGISQIDAEGGIFYNPEVNQVLFDSIKENSDETTKVMEVNAHINNPLFAKVLVDELLNLLEGKEAQSDKGAKWESTGVQKFFRNGE from the coding sequence ATGAAAAATCCCTACATACTGATCGTGGGTTGTTTCGATACCAAGGGCGAGGTATTTGCTTACCTACGCGAATGCATACGGCGGAATGGGGAACAGGTGGTAACGATGAACACCGGCGTGATGGGTACCACGGAAGCTTTTCCGGTGGACATAGAAGCCGAAGCCGTAGCCCAGGCCGCCGGAACGACCCTTGCCGCACTTCGCCAAAAGCAGGATCGTGGCCAGGCCGTGGAACTGATGGGGCAGGGCGCGGCGATTCGGGTAGCCGAACTAGTGACCAGAGGAGGACTCAAAGCGGCGATCAGCATGGGGGGCGGCGGGGGTACCTATATTGCCCTTTCGGCCATGCAGGCCATTCCACTGGGGGTACCTAAGTTTTGCCTGAGTACCCTGGCGGCCAAGGATTTGTCGCGTCAAATTGGGCATAAAGACATCACCCTCATGCCTTCCGTGGTGGACGTAGCCGGCCTGAACAGCCTCATCCAACCGCTTATCGAACAGGCGGCCGCCGCCATTTGCGCCATGAGCAGGGTGGTACCTTCGGAAAAAGCTGATGCCGCGGGTAGCATCGCCATCAGCATGTTCGGTAACACGACCGCCTGTGCTGATCAGTGTACGGCGCTTCTGAAGCAGCAAGGGTACGAGGTACTGGCTTTTCATGCCAATGGGGTGGGAGGGCGCACGATGGAAGCCCTGATCCGCGAGCACCGTTTCGACGCCGTGCTGGACATAACCACCACCGAACTGGCCGATGAACTCTGTGGCGGCGTCTGCAATGCCGGAATAGATCGACTGACGGCCGCCGCCGAAACGGGTATTCCGCAGGTGGTAGCACCGGGATGCCTCGACATGGTGAATTTTTGGCAGCCCGACACCGTGCCGGAACGTTATCAGCATCGTCAGTTGTATAGTTGGGCGCCCAGTGTCACGCTCATGCGCACCAACGCGGAAGAAAACCGTGAACTAGGCCAACAACTCGCCCGGAAACTACACGGAGCCCACGCTACCGTAGTGCTACCTTTGAAGGGAATTTCCCAAATTGACGCCGAAGGCGGTATTTTTTATAATCCCGAGGTCAATCAGGTACTTTTTGATTCTATCAAAGAAAACAGTGATGAAACTACGAAAGTAATGGAAGTGAACGCCCACATCAACAACCCGCTTTTTGCCAAAGTGCTGGTCGATGAGCTTTTGAATTTGCTGGAAGGGAAAGAGGCACAAAGTGACAAAGGTGCAAAGTGGGAAAGTACAGGAGTACAGAAGTTTTTCAGAAACGGAGAGTAG